A segment of the Halorubrum sp. BV1 genome:
GGATATGGAAACCCTCCAGGAGTGCGTTGCCTACGAGAACGCCCACCAGAACCGAACGCAGATTCTGCGCCGGCTCAAGTGGAAGGCTGAAGAGTTGCGTGAGAACGAAGAGTAAGCTCTATTCTTAACCAACACACTCCACGTGAGTTCCCCTATTGTTGGTTAATACGCTGTACCAGTACTGTTGGAGCCTTATGAGTTGGACGCCAACTCTGGGAATCAACGGAGAGATGGAATGCCTAGTGGCCGGAAGAAGCCCGATATCCCCCTGAAAGAGGGCTGTTCCAAACCGTTATTTAACACCCCGAGAACAACCCTTTATCTGGATAATGAATCCCCTCCTTCTAGGTCACGTCATAATTTTCGCACTATCTGCGATTGCCTGCGTGGCGACTATTCCACAAGCATGGAAGATACAGCATCCGGAGACACGTGAAGGACTGATCGTCTTCCTCGGTTCCGTTGCTCTGTGGTCTGGAGGGTACATTGGCTATCTTCTCGCACCGACGCGTGCCGGGAAACTCGCTTTCTATATATTTGGCTTCATCTTTGCGTTCGTCGCTGTCGGGGCCTGGCTCTACTTTTGTGCTGCATATACCGGTCGGCCACCTCGCCACGCCCCATTCCGAAACCTCATACTCGGGACGTTCCTCTTTTTCACCGCTCTCAAAGTCACGAATCCACTCCACAATCTCTACTTTACGACGGAATGGGTCACAGAACCATTCCCGCACCTCGTGATCCATCACGAACTGCTCTACTGGATCGTATTGGGGCTATCATATGCCGCCATCGCTGTCGGATTCTTCGTACTGATGGAGCGATTCCATCATACTGGCAGTGACAGCCGTCCGCTCGTCGTGCTCGTTGGACTCTCAGGCCTCCCAGCTGTTGCAATGATTATTGGCGGTCAGGTCGACTGGCTGCTCCCATTAATGTATGAGCCGCCTGGCGTCGCCCTCTTCGCCGTTGGAACGCTCTTCTTCTACAGACAACGGTTTGAGGCAATCCGATTAACCGGGGAGTCAGAGAAACCCGCAATCTTCCTCGACCAAGAAACCCGGATTCAGGATTACAATCAAGCGGCTCGCAAACTGTTTCCAGCCCTTGAGGATTCCTTTGGCGAACCGCTTGAGGCTGTGAATACCGCACTCGCAGATCATCTCACCAAACAAGATATCCTGACAATTACGCAGGAAGGTGAAACACGGTATTATGACGTGTCGAGCACGCCATTCTTAGCAGGTGAGGTAACGACCGGCCAACTAGTGACGGTTACCGACGTAACTGAACGCGAGTCATATCGACAGCGACTCGAAGAGAAAACCGAACAACTCGAGGCCCTAAATCGCGTGGTTCGGCACGACATCCGGAACGATATGACCGTGATTCTCGGATGGGCCGAGATCCTCAAAGACCATATCGATGAAGATGGGGAAGACGCTCTGGACCGAGTGTTACAGAAGTCCCGGCACGTAATTCAGTTCACGGAGGTCGCACGTGAGTTCGTTGAATCACTCTCTGAAGAAGGAACAGCTGAATTAGAAGAAATCCGGCTTCAGCCACTTCTTGACGCTGAGCTCGCTGCAGTACGTGATTCGTTCCCGAACGCGCAGTTTCACGTATCAGGTGAACTCTGCGACGTGTCGGTACAGGCAAACGAGATGCTTTCTTCGGTTTTCCGGAATATCCTCGAGAATGCGGTCCGACACAACGACAAAGAGACCCCTGAGATTACCGTCTCCTGTGAAGAGAACTCAGAGACTGTCCGGTACCGGATTGCAGATAATGGACCTTGCATTCCTGACCAACAGAAAGAACAAATCTTCGGGAAAGGGGAGAAAGGATTGGACAGTCCAGGATCGGGGATTGGTCTATATCTCGTCCATCTCCTGACGGACCAATTCGGTGGTGACGTGTGGGTCGAGGACAACGACCCAACTGGTTCAGTCTTCGTCGTCGAACTGCCTATCCATAAACCGTCGAATAAGACGTCTTAGTACTGAATTTCAGTATATCCTAGTCGGCGAGCCGTCGCTTCCAAAAAGTGGGGGTGGCTGCCATACGACTCGCGAGGATCGCCCCTTGAGTCGCCGTTCCGATCAATATCCGGAATGAGTGAGTGCGGACATTCAAATACCGAGTCGGGACCAAACTGAGTGACTCAATCCCCTCAGAAATCATGGGCAAGAAGCTGTACTCAGACGATGAACTCCTCAATCGGCTCCAGAAGTTCGCTGAGGAACTCGGTCGACCCCCATCGCAGAGTGAGATGGACGATTCAGGACCTCATGCTTCGAAGACGTACGGGAATCGGTTCGAGTCGTGGAATAACGCACTCGAGGGTGCCGGACTTCAAACCGGAACGAATGATCCAGACGGACGACCATCGACGCCCGAAGAGGACCTCCTTACTGATATCAAATCGGTTGCCGACATCGTGGGAGGAACCCCGTCAGAGCGTGAATACAGTGCTCACGGAAAGTATTCGGTGAAGACATACTGCAAGCGATTTGGAGGGTGGAATTCAGCACTACGGGCGGCCGATTTTGAGCCGAACGTTGAAATGAACCTCTCCGAAGAGAGACTCATTACTGCCTTACAGGGGTTCGCTGAGAAACTGGGTCGACCGCCCACAAATGATGAAATGGACCGGAGTGGCCCCTACACCTCGAATTCGTACAAGCGAGCGTTTGGAACCTGGAATCGTGCTCTTCGACAGGCGGGGTTGGAAGTCCACTCCGTATGGGATGTGAGCGAGGAGGATCTGATATCCGAACTCAACAGTCTCGCCGAAGAGCTAGGCCATGTCCCTCGGAAGGATGAAATGCGAAACCAAGGGAAATGGAGTGCAGCAGTCTATCAGGAGCGATTCGGCTCGTGGAATGAAGCTCTCCGAGCTGCCGGCTTCGAGCCAAATGAGCGGTGGCGAATTCCACGGGAGGAGTTATTAACCGAACTGCGGGCTGTTGCGAATGAGCTGGGCCACCCACCGACAACAACGGAAATGAACGAACACGGGAAGTTTACCATCGATCCGTATCAGCGTGAATTCGGAACGTGGCGAACGGCCCTTCAAGCGGCCGACCCGGACTATCTAGAAAACTACCGTCAGTCAGATACTGAGATAGTTCCGTTTGGCTCGAACTGGCCACAGATCCGTGAGGAGATCATCACCCGTGACAACGAGTCCTGCCTGCGCTGCGGTATGGGCCGTGAAGCTCACCGCGAGAAATTCGGTCGTGATCTCCCGGTTCACCACCGGATTCCTCGACGCCGGTTCTACAACGACCCAGACCAGTCGGTCGACGATGCAGATGTACCGAGTAACCTGCTGACTCTCTGTATCCCGTGCCATCGCCGACTCGAACGGCTGCCAGTCCAACCAGTAGTTGACTAACAAGCGAAGTCCCACGTTCAGCACAAAGGTATCTGCCGGCGAACAGAGCGTCTACCTCCCGCCGACGTGACTTCGCGACCTGTTTTTCGTGCCCCCAGAGAGGGCGAGGGCTCCTTCGAGAACCCTCAGAGGTGACTTCCAGTGAGTCAACAACAGAGTCCCGACAACGTCTCGATCGACGAGATCCCGGTCGATATCGACAACACGCAATCGGCGGAGGTCGATCCCGACGACGTCCCCGACGAAATCGAATCCATCACCCGTGGGCTCGCCGGTGAGCAGCCGCCGACGAATCCGCTCGTCGTGCTGAAAGCGGCCCGGTGGTGGTACATTCACGGCAAGGGCGGCACGGATCCCGCCTTCCAGTGGGCCATCGAGTGGGCGCGTCATCTTGCGACCGACACGCCCAGTGACGTCGAGCGGTTCAACGAGTTCCTCGAGTACCTCGTCTCGGTTGGCTTTGCGGACGAACGCCACGAGCTCCGCTGACCGACAGAGCGGTTTTTTGAACGCCCCTGAGGGGTGCGGCGCGGTCTGAGCAGACGCAGTTGCCGTGAACGTGATTCGGTGAACACAATGGCTACGACCAGTGATTCGTCGGTCTCCTTCGAGGAGACCGACACGCGATCCGACGAGATGAACAGTACGATCGGACAGTGGATCGACGAGCTCGTCGCTGGCGTCGACGACGCGCAGGCCAGCGCCCAGTTCCAGGAGTGGCTTGACGTCCAGAGTCGCTTCCACGACTACTCGTATCGGAACACGCTCCTCATCAAGCGGCAGTGTCCCGAGGCAACCCGCGTCGCGGGCTACCGGACGTGGCAGGAGGAGTTCGACCGTCACGTCACGGAGGGTGAGTCGGCCATCTGGATCTGGGCGCCAATCATCGCGAAACAGTGCCCGGAGTGCGAGAACTCCTCGAGCTACCACGAGGACAGCGACTGTGACTACGATGAGACGTCGCCCGAGGAGTGGTCCGAGGGCCTGGTCGGGTTCAAGCCCGCGCCGGTGTTCGACATCTCCCAGACCGAGGGCGAGCCGCTTCCCGACCTGGACACAGAAGCAACCGGGGACGCCGGCGACCTCGTCGAGCAGTTGACTGCCGCCGCTGACGACCTCGGCGTGACGGTGCGGATCGTTCCAGCCGAGGAGTGGACCCACGGCGAGGCGAAGGGCATCTGCGAGCAGCTGAGCCTCGTCGACGTTCAGCCGCTCGTCGAGGTGCGTGATCGGGAGAACGAGGCGGACCTCGCGCGGACGCTAATTCACGAGTACGCCCACGCTCTGCTCCACTTCGACGTCGACGACGACACCGAGCGGGCGAAACGCGAAGTCGAGGCCGAAGCCGTCGCGTACGTCGTCGGGCGGTACTGCGGGCTCGACACTAGTGGGTCGGCGTTCTACCTCGCTGCGTGGGAGTCGGACGATCCCGAGGTCGTTCGCGAGCGGCTCGGACGGATCAGTCGGACGGCAGAGGAACTCATCGACGTCCTCGAAGAGTAACCCTCGCGCTTCACCTGCGGAACAGTCCTACGAGTAGCATCAAACCAGCAGCTCCTATCGCGAAAGTCGTTTGAACTGCAGAGAAACCCCCGCGAAGTGCCATTCGAGTATAATTTGGATTTGAATGGTAGAGGTCGCTCGCCATCCCAATTATCGCATCAAC
Coding sequences within it:
- a CDS encoding histidine kinase N-terminal 7TM domain-containing protein: MNPLLLGHVIIFALSAIACVATIPQAWKIQHPETREGLIVFLGSVALWSGGYIGYLLAPTRAGKLAFYIFGFIFAFVAVGAWLYFCAAYTGRPPRHAPFRNLILGTFLFFTALKVTNPLHNLYFTTEWVTEPFPHLVIHHELLYWIVLGLSYAAIAVGFFVLMERFHHTGSDSRPLVVLVGLSGLPAVAMIIGGQVDWLLPLMYEPPGVALFAVGTLFFYRQRFEAIRLTGESEKPAIFLDQETRIQDYNQAARKLFPALEDSFGEPLEAVNTALADHLTKQDILTITQEGETRYYDVSSTPFLAGEVTTGQLVTVTDVTERESYRQRLEEKTEQLEALNRVVRHDIRNDMTVILGWAEILKDHIDEDGEDALDRVLQKSRHVIQFTEVAREFVESLSEEGTAELEEIRLQPLLDAELAAVRDSFPNAQFHVSGELCDVSVQANEMLSSVFRNILENAVRHNDKETPEITVSCEENSETVRYRIADNGPCIPDQQKEQIFGKGEKGLDSPGSGIGLYLVHLLTDQFGGDVWVEDNDPTGSVFVVELPIHKPSNKTS
- a CDS encoding ArdC-like ssDNA-binding domain-containing protein, whose amino-acid sequence is MATTSDSSVSFEETDTRSDEMNSTIGQWIDELVAGVDDAQASAQFQEWLDVQSRFHDYSYRNTLLIKRQCPEATRVAGYRTWQEEFDRHVTEGESAIWIWAPIIAKQCPECENSSSYHEDSDCDYDETSPEEWSEGLVGFKPAPVFDISQTEGEPLPDLDTEATGDAGDLVEQLTAAADDLGVTVRIVPAEEWTHGEAKGICEQLSLVDVQPLVEVRDRENEADLARTLIHEYAHALLHFDVDDDTERAKREVEAEAVAYVVGRYCGLDTSGSAFYLAAWESDDPEVVRERLGRISRTAEELIDVLEE
- a CDS encoding homing endonuclease associated repeat-containing protein; the encoded protein is MGKKLYSDDELLNRLQKFAEELGRPPSQSEMDDSGPHASKTYGNRFESWNNALEGAGLQTGTNDPDGRPSTPEEDLLTDIKSVADIVGGTPSEREYSAHGKYSVKTYCKRFGGWNSALRAADFEPNVEMNLSEERLITALQGFAEKLGRPPTNDEMDRSGPYTSNSYKRAFGTWNRALRQAGLEVHSVWDVSEEDLISELNSLAEELGHVPRKDEMRNQGKWSAAVYQERFGSWNEALRAAGFEPNERWRIPREELLTELRAVANELGHPPTTTEMNEHGKFTIDPYQREFGTWRTALQAADPDYLENYRQSDTEIVPFGSNWPQIREEIITRDNESCLRCGMGREAHREKFGRDLPVHHRIPRRRFYNDPDQSVDDADVPSNLLTLCIPCHRRLERLPVQPVVD